A window of Candidatus Zixiibacteriota bacterium genomic DNA:
CCAGTGCTGACCGAGGCAGACTGCAAACCGTAGCCATGCCGTCAAGCATAGATGATTCCGGTATACATAACTGCATTCAAAAATCAGCCGAGATGATCACATCTTCGATTTTCTTGCGTGGGGAATGATCTTTTGCGGATTCTGAGTATCCCAGCCTGAAAAGATGTTGCGGATACTTGCCGGAAATCGGCATCAACCTGGTTAATTGATCCTTTAAACCATCCACCTCCAATATCTGGCTCATCGGATGCACGGAAATATCCACAGCGCTTGCCAAAAGGGCTGTGCGCTCAAAGACCTGCCCGCTTTTGACCTGCGAAACAGGTTGATCGATATCTGTGCTGATAACAGCCAGATGAGAAGAACTCAAAAGGAGATCGGAATCTTTTACCGCCTGTTTTTTACCCATATCAAGAAAGGTCACCATGAGTTGCCCGAGTTTAGAAACCAGCCATGAAGTGCCGAAAACGCCTCTTCCGATCCAGTATCCGAGCTCCCGTCGGTAATCATAATCCGAGAATAGTTCTATATCGCTTTTGATCAGCAGATCGTTGAGTTCGTGGATGATCTGTTTGTCCGTGATAAAATCGAGATGGACACTTTCATACATACACTGATTCCTGAGCTGGTCAATTTTGCCTGCCGGGATTGAATCGAGCTTATATTTTTGACGGTTTGTCCGCCTGCGGACAATATTTTCAAACAACACATCAGAATTATTCAGAGCAACGTCATTTTGCATCTCAAATCGCACTGCCGCAACCAGATCATCCCTTTCAGGTTCGGGAAACAGGCTTACATCTGTTATAAATCCGGTATTCTCCCCGGCAACCAGCAGGTTTTCGAGCGCGCATCCGATACTGATATAAAGTTCACGTCTGTCAGAATCCGCAATTTCGAGCCAGCCGGAAAAATCAATCAGTATCTCGATCGTATTACCATCAATTCTAAATTTCCATGGCTGGGTGTTATGGCTGGAAGGTGCCAAAATGGCATATCTTATCAAAAAGCGAAGTTTCTGCTCAATTGAACCATTCTTCGGGAAACTCTTCAAATCTAAATTCCAGACAGATTTATCGCTGATAAAGCCTGTTGCCATCATCCCTCCTGAAGATATGCTGATTTAATCATAAACAATGCCATAATTTGCAACATATAATCTTAATCTATGTTTCAACTATTGGTAAATCAGTTTTAGACCCTGGCACTATACGTATTTCATATACGTAAAAGCCCTGTAATCATTACGTATTGAGAGAATTGCGATATTTGCCTATACTAAAAATGAAACTTGAATTGTCGATAGATACAGTAGCAATGGTTCAAAACTTTGCTCTGGATGTGACAAAGTTATGTCAGGAAAATCAATAGGAAAGGAGAAAATAGAAATGGAAATGAATGATTTAAAGAGAGACATCGAATTATTGAGAGCGGACATCAACAAACTGACCGAAGATCTTAAATCAGGTGGCAACCAGGGAAGCGCGGATATTCGCGAACGTTTCGTCAACAGAGCCGCCGAACTGGAGCAGTCAGCTCGTGATACTGTCAGCCAGACTTATGACAACGTACGTGGCAAATCCCAGGAGCTGGTCGATTCCGGTCGTCGACAGGTCCAGACCAACCCGTTCACTTCTCTGGCATGGAGTTTCGTAGCAGGAATACTGTTCTCCAAGCTGATGGACAGGAAATAATTTATGCGTGAAATTGCCGAGTTCATAGTAACGCTGTTTGAATTGCTCCAAACTGAGATGAACCGCGTCCGCAGGGGGGTCAGCTCGGTATTGAATAATTTCCTGTTTATGATCGCCGGTATGATGATCTTTCTCGGTGGCCTAGCCCTGTTGCTATATGGAGCGTATTTGCTTCTGCTGTACGTAGTTTCTCCAATTGGTGCGGTGTTTATTATCGCCGGCGTGACGCTGGTTCTGGGATATATAGTTATGAGTTCTGCCGCCAGGCAGTAATCCCCCGCCCCGGAAAACATAAATCTATTATCGAATTTTTCAAAGCCGGCCATTGGCCGGCTTCTCTATTGATCCATCATTTTGGCTTCATAAACAAAGGTCGCTATTGACAAAATCACCGCAGAACCTATATTTAATGTAAGACTTTATCAGGTTACCGGCAAAATTACTGGCAGAACTTAAATTTATAGACTACGCAATGGGATGGAGCGTGGAAATAATCCTGTGTTCCGTAGATACCTGATATACTGCTCGCTTGCTGTTTGAAAAAATAAAATCCAAGTTTCGAGGAGGAGATATGGAGAAAAGGTTTATCTCGCGGGTTTTGCTATGTGCCCTTTTGGCGCTACTGATACTGCCCGCAAACGTTCTTCTGGCGGACTGGTCAATCGTCGCTACATACCCAGTTCCGGAAGGAGCCTCAGGTCTGGCGTTCGATGGTACCAACCTGTATTGCGGGATTTATGGTCCCGACGGTGAAGAAGTCTATCAAATCGACCCTGGCGACGGCTCATACAGCCTGCACTTCAGCGGTCCTCAGGACGATGCCTACGGTCTGACCTGGGATGGAGCGAATCTGTGGACCACGGACCATCCCGGCTCGAGCTCGAACCCGGCTGTGGCTCGGAAGCTGGACGCCTCCGGAAATCAGATCGATTCGATCCTTCTGCCGGATCATTATATGTCCGGGATTGCCTACGACAACGGAGATTTCTGGGTGGCCACATATTACCCCCACCCGGCCACAATCTACAAGATCGATTCCGACGGAACTGTCTTAAAAAGCTTTGAATCTCCCAACGAGCAACCCTGGGACCTGACAGTCCAGAACGGTTACCTGTGGGTGGCTGATTACAATCTCGAGTATTTATACCAGGTCGATACCACCGATGGTACGCTAATCGAAAGCCATCCCTCGGAATACTCCGACCCGGCAGGTGTGGTCTGGGACGGCAGCTACCTGTGGTACTGCGATGCCGGTACCGGTATCGGCCAGGATTATCTCTACAAGATTGACCTGCTCGGAAGCGGTACTCCGCAGATCGATGTCAACCCGATTTCGCATGATTTCGGCCAGATTACGATCGGTGAGTCGGACACCTGGAATACGGTCGTCACAAGTGTCGGCGACACAGCGCTTCAATTGACCGGCGTCAGCTTCTCCGGTTCAACCGAGCTGTCGACGTCTTTGACCTTCCCGATCACGGTCGCGGTCAATGATACCGTGCATATTCCCATCACCTGGGCTCCGACTTCGGGTGGTGCTCTAAACGCCAGCGCGTTTATCGAATCCAACGCACCATTGACACCCTCGGTGGAGGTCACCCTGACAGGTTCGGCAGTCACTGCCGGAGCTGATATCGATCTGCCGGTGGCGTCCTATGATTACGGCACTATTCGCGTCGGAGCTTCAACTCGCTGGATGATGACAATCATCAATGAGGGCAATGACGTACTCGACATATCGAATATTTCTTTCAGTGATCCGGTTTTCTGGCTCGACTATGGTGTCAGCCTGCCGTTGAGCCTCAACCCTCTCGACACGATCCAGGTCGGAGTCTGGTTCTCGCCTGATATGGGCATGACCTACTCCGCTACAGCTTCGATTTACTCCAACGATCCGGATGAAAGCCCGTTCGATGTCAGCTTAACAGGCAGTGGCACCGATGTACCCTGGCCGATTGGTGATACTCTCTGGAATTACACGATCACCGGCGGTTACGACAACAGTCCCAAGGCGATCGGCGCAATTCCGGATATGAACGGTGATGGTGTCGACGATGTCGTCGTCTGCAGTGAAGATGACTACATCCGCTGTTTCAACGGCAATTCCCACGGTCAGGCTGACCTGCTCTGGGAGCATGAGATACCCGGCGGGTCGGTCTACAACCAGACCGCCCTCGACTTCAGCGTGGATACAGATGAGGACGGTATCTATGAAGTTGTGGTCGGCGCGGCCTGGGCCGGTAAACTGATCCGTATGATTTCTGGCGCAACCGGAAATACGATCTGGACCCATAACACCGACAACTACGGTGATGGTGGCTGGGTCTACGCAGTCGATGTGATCTATGATTACAACGGCGACGGCACCCCGGATGTCCTTGCGGCGGTGGGCGATGATGCTGATGACACAGGTCCCAAGAGGATCTATTGCCTGGATGCTTATTCCGGCAACCCGATCTGGGAATCCCCGGTCGGCGGACCTGCCTTCGGTGTCTTCGGGGTCGAAGACTTCACTGGTGACGGTCAGCCTGATGTTATCGGTTGTGCCTCCACTCTCGATGAAACCAACTCTAAGGCCTACGGAATCAATGGTGCTACTGGCGTAGTCGAATGGTCCTTCACCGGCCTTGGCACTTCCTGCTGGGATGGGACGCAGGTGGACGATTTCACCGGCGACGGTATCAAGGACATCATCCTGGGCGATTTCAGCATGAGCGGTGGTTATGTTTACGGCCTCGATGTCACGACTGGAGATATTGAATTCCAGTCCGGTCCATTTGGAACTATAATCGGCGTAGAACCGATGGATGATGTCAACGGCGATGGTCATACCGATGTCACCCTCCGGTATTACAGTACAACCGCGGTGGTCATCGACGGTATGACCGGTACGACTATCTGGTCACACGCACTGCCCGATAAACCGCAATCGGTTGCGGTGGCCAATGATGTCTCCGGTGACGGTATCAACGATCTCTTCGTGGGTACCCTGTACAGCAACAACTACGGAATCTTTTTGGACGGTACCGACGGCAGTGAACTGTACACTGTCAATATCGGCACCCCGGTCGACGCTATCGCGGCGATTCCGGATATCGTGGGAGATAACAGCTTCGAGATGGTACTGGGTGGTAGAAATGGGCTGGTCCTGTGCCTCTCTGGTGGTCTCAATACACTGGTAAACGATCCTCCCACTGCTCCGACTATCGACGGCCCCTCGATCGGTGTTATGACCGTACCATATGACTTCGATCTGCTCTCGGATGATCCGCAGGGCGACGAGGTCTATTACTACATCGAATGGGGCGATCAGACCACGACCGACTGGAACGGACCTCATCCGGCTAATCAGAAAGTTCAGTTCTCACACAGCTATGACGAATCGGGAACATATATCATTAGAGCAAAAGCGAAGGACATACATAACGCTGAAAGCGGATGGTCAGAAGATTTCGAAATCGAGATCGCGTTCCTGTGCGGTGACTGCAACAATGACGGAGTCACGGATGTCTCCGATGCAGTCTATATTATCACCTATGCTTTCGCCGGTGGACCTCCGCCACAACCGATCGAAGCTGGTGACACGAACTGCGATGGCAATATCGATGTCTCCGATGCCGTTTATGTTATCAACTACGCCTTTGCTGGTGGCCCGGCCCCATGCGACCCTGACGGCAACGGTATACCTGATTGTTAGTACCAATATAGATCGACTCCCTGAACCGTCCGGATACAAACCGGACGGTTCTTTTTTGAAACACTGCCATACAGGACAATATTTGTAATAATTTGTCATCAGTTGCAACCCAAAGCAGGAAATTCTGTTATTATGTTTATACCATAAAGCGGGAAGGAAGCAAAGTGCTGGCAAAACCAATATCAAAACAGGTCTATCATCTGGAAGAAGTGGAGTTATCCGCCTGGAAGCATTTCTATGATTGCGCCGATGAAGAGGTTTCCGCGAAACTCGGGATATCATCCGAGATTAACGATGGAATGTTGATCAGCCGGGTATCGTCATGCGATGTGCTCGGGTTTAACCGGGTTATCGGGGTTGGTCTGGGAGGGCAACTATCGGGCGAAAAAATCGAGGAGATAATCACAAGTTATCGAAAAAATCGGATCAATCGCTTTTTCATCCAGGTGGTTCCGGATTTGGCAGATCAGTCTACTTTTTCGAATCTACGGTCATGTGGTCTGCTTTATTACAACAACTGGATAAAACTCTATCGCCGGCTTTCCCCGCTGGAGGGAATCCGTACGGATTTAGAGATCAACAAGATTGACCGAAGCGACGCGCTCGCGTTTGCGCAGGTAGCCAGTTCGAGTTTCGACTGGCCTCCCGATTTTAATCCCTGGATTGCCTCGCTGGTTGGTCAACCTGGCTGGCATCATTACGGAGCTTTCGACAACGGGAGGCTGGTCGCCACCGGAGCGTTCTATATGCAGGCTAAAACCATTTGGATCGACTTTGCCGCCACGCTCGAAGGTTACCGTGGACGGGGAGCGCAGTCGGCACTTTTACAACGAAGGTTCGCGGATGCAATCCAGATGGGAGCGGAGATGGCAGTGGTCGAAACCGCACAGGAGACCGAGGACAAGAAAGCCCCCTCGTACCGCAACATGATTCGCTATGGCTTCAATGAGGCTTATATCAGGCCGAATTTCATTTACTTTTTTTAAATCTGCCTAAACACCGGTTTGTTGATGACGGGGCCGGAGCAGGTCGTTTACGGTTTTGACCGGGTTAAATGTCTCGATCGGAATCTCTACAAAAACGGTATTAAAATGCGCCATTGACC
This region includes:
- a CDS encoding DUF883 family protein — protein: MSGKSIGKEKIEMEMNDLKRDIELLRADINKLTEDLKSGGNQGSADIRERFVNRAAELEQSARDTVSQTYDNVRGKSQELVDSGRRQVQTNPFTSLAWSFVAGILFSKLMDRK
- a CDS encoding choice-of-anchor D domain-containing protein, whose amino-acid sequence is MEKRFISRVLLCALLALLILPANVLLADWSIVATYPVPEGASGLAFDGTNLYCGIYGPDGEEVYQIDPGDGSYSLHFSGPQDDAYGLTWDGANLWTTDHPGSSSNPAVARKLDASGNQIDSILLPDHYMSGIAYDNGDFWVATYYPHPATIYKIDSDGTVLKSFESPNEQPWDLTVQNGYLWVADYNLEYLYQVDTTDGTLIESHPSEYSDPAGVVWDGSYLWYCDAGTGIGQDYLYKIDLLGSGTPQIDVNPISHDFGQITIGESDTWNTVVTSVGDTALQLTGVSFSGSTELSTSLTFPITVAVNDTVHIPITWAPTSGGALNASAFIESNAPLTPSVEVTLTGSAVTAGADIDLPVASYDYGTIRVGASTRWMMTIINEGNDVLDISNISFSDPVFWLDYGVSLPLSLNPLDTIQVGVWFSPDMGMTYSATASIYSNDPDESPFDVSLTGSGTDVPWPIGDTLWNYTITGGYDNSPKAIGAIPDMNGDGVDDVVVCSEDDYIRCFNGNSHGQADLLWEHEIPGGSVYNQTALDFSVDTDEDGIYEVVVGAAWAGKLIRMISGATGNTIWTHNTDNYGDGGWVYAVDVIYDYNGDGTPDVLAAVGDDADDTGPKRIYCLDAYSGNPIWESPVGGPAFGVFGVEDFTGDGQPDVIGCASTLDETNSKAYGINGATGVVEWSFTGLGTSCWDGTQVDDFTGDGIKDIILGDFSMSGGYVYGLDVTTGDIEFQSGPFGTIIGVEPMDDVNGDGHTDVTLRYYSTTAVVIDGMTGTTIWSHALPDKPQSVAVANDVSGDGINDLFVGTLYSNNYGIFLDGTDGSELYTVNIGTPVDAIAAIPDIVGDNSFEMVLGGRNGLVLCLSGGLNTLVNDPPTAPTIDGPSIGVMTVPYDFDLLSDDPQGDEVYYYIEWGDQTTTDWNGPHPANQKVQFSHSYDESGTYIIRAKAKDIHNAESGWSEDFEIEIAFLCGDCNNDGVTDVSDAVYIITYAFAGGPPPQPIEAGDTNCDGNIDVSDAVYVINYAFAGGPAPCDPDGNGIPDC
- a CDS encoding nitroreductase, which encodes MMATGFISDKSVWNLDLKSFPKNGSIEQKLRFLIRYAILAPSSHNTQPWKFRIDGNTIEILIDFSGWLEIADSDRRELYISIGCALENLLVAGENTGFITDVSLFPEPERDDLVAAVRFEMQNDVALNNSDVLFENIVRRRTNRQKYKLDSIPAGKIDQLRNQCMYESVHLDFITDKQIIHELNDLLIKSDIELFSDYDYRRELGYWIGRGVFGTSWLVSKLGQLMVTFLDMGKKQAVKDSDLLLSSSHLAVISTDIDQPVSQVKSGQVFERTALLASAVDISVHPMSQILEVDGLKDQLTRLMPISGKYPQHLFRLGYSESAKDHSPRKKIEDVIISADF